The Aliiroseovarius pelagivivens genome contains a region encoding:
- a CDS encoding UbiA family prenyltransferase yields the protein MGDELQKKPLVLDVDGTFLRTDILFECFWSALGKDPIRAIKASFLNLKKPARLKAELAQIATLRTDLLPVEPEVSELVAQAKADGREVILASASHQPLVEQLARDHDLSPRVFASDGQTNLKGERKASALVAAFGEQGFDYAGNAPVDRAIWSMADHAIVVGDDASARQIEGRGQVITRVEGGWQMADVMRSFRPHQWVKNVLLLLPMIAAHAFDVPTVLAAFLGIVAFSAAASSIYLVNDLLDLEADRLHATKKNRPFASGAVPIQIGMLCFVLLSIIALGVAAVLSWAFLGVVAFYMALSLAYSLKLKRMRWIDIAVLASLYTLRVVAGAAATGIYVSGYLLVFIFPVFLALGCVKRLTELTLATSDERLPGRGYGRPDRPDLLNVAALGVVAALVAFFLYSFTEQAIGLYKTRWLIWVAEIPLAWWLIRMVSLGWHGKQDYDPIVFAMKDKRGIGLILMTLSIMFYAAGLWQQWFGAIG from the coding sequence ATGGGTGACGAACTTCAAAAGAAGCCATTGGTTCTGGACGTAGATGGTACGTTCTTGCGCACCGATATCCTGTTCGAATGCTTTTGGTCCGCTTTGGGAAAAGACCCAATCCGCGCTATAAAAGCAAGCTTCTTGAACTTGAAAAAGCCCGCGCGTCTGAAGGCTGAGCTGGCCCAAATCGCGACCCTGCGCACAGATCTTCTTCCGGTCGAGCCCGAGGTTTCTGAGTTGGTTGCCCAAGCCAAGGCTGACGGGCGCGAAGTCATCCTGGCCTCGGCCTCGCACCAGCCATTGGTCGAACAACTGGCGCGCGACCATGATCTATCGCCGCGTGTGTTCGCATCAGACGGGCAGACCAATCTGAAAGGTGAACGTAAGGCTTCTGCACTTGTAGCCGCGTTTGGCGAGCAGGGATTTGACTATGCTGGAAACGCGCCGGTCGATAGGGCGATTTGGTCAATGGCGGATCACGCTATCGTCGTAGGCGATGATGCATCAGCCCGCCAGATCGAGGGCCGCGGACAGGTTATTACCCGCGTAGAAGGCGGCTGGCAGATGGCCGATGTGATGCGGAGCTTCCGTCCACATCAATGGGTCAAAAACGTGCTGCTGCTTTTGCCCATGATCGCAGCCCATGCGTTTGACGTGCCAACAGTACTCGCCGCATTCCTTGGAATTGTTGCCTTTTCGGCGGCGGCCTCGTCGATCTATCTGGTGAACGACCTGCTGGATCTGGAAGCGGATCGCCTGCACGCCACCAAGAAAAACCGTCCCTTCGCGTCGGGTGCGGTGCCAATCCAGATTGGCATGCTGTGTTTCGTGCTTCTGTCCATCATTGCCTTGGGCGTAGCCGCCGTGCTGTCTTGGGCATTTCTTGGGGTGGTGGCGTTCTATATGGCGCTGTCGTTGGCCTATTCGCTCAAGCTTAAGCGGATGCGCTGGATCGATATTGCCGTGTTGGCTTCACTTTATACCCTGCGTGTCGTCGCGGGCGCGGCGGCGACTGGGATCTATGTCTCGGGATACCTTCTGGTCTTCATTTTCCCGGTCTTTCTTGCGCTCGGTTGCGTGAAACGGCTGACTGAGCTGACATTGGCCACCTCGGACGAACGCCTGCCCGGACGAGGGTACGGCCGTCCGGACCGTCCCGACTTACTGAACGTCGCCGCGCTTGGCGTTGTCGCGGCGCTGGTGGCCTTCTTCCTGTATTCCTTCACCGAGCAAGCCATCGGTCTTTACAAAACGCGTTGGCTAATTTGGGTGGCTGAAATCCCGCTGGCTTGGTGGCTTATTCGCATGGTGTCGTTGGGCTGGCATGGCAAGCAAGATTACGACCCGATTGTTTT
- a CDS encoding Flp family type IVb pilin: protein MKLFEMIKTFKADEDGAVTVDWVVLTAAIVGLGIAVLTSVSGGTTSLADKISSSLSAMSIMSH, encoded by the coding sequence ATGAAACTGTTCGAGATGATCAAGACTTTCAAAGCCGACGAAGACGGCGCTGTAACTGTAGACTGGGTTGTACTGACCGCGGCTATCGTTGGCCTTGGTATTGCCGTGCTGACGTCGGTATCCGGTGGTACCACTTCGCTGGCTGACAAAATCTCGTCCAGCCTGTCGGCAATGAGCATCATGTCTCACTAA
- a CDS encoding lytic transglycosylase domain-containing protein, with translation MQHLQDIARVHGADILRFTVGTSVSPALVVALISVESAGNKQAISEAGAEGLMQLIPATAERFGVTDSSDPSQNIEGGVAYLEWLIKHFRGDPIFALAGYNAGENAVGDHGGIPPYPETRAYVPKVLAAWNVARGLCITPPELLTDGCVFTVMGAPSNG, from the coding sequence TTGCAGCATCTGCAAGACATCGCACGTGTTCATGGCGCAGATATTCTACGCTTTACTGTCGGCACGTCGGTCTCTCCTGCGCTCGTAGTCGCTCTGATCTCGGTTGAAAGTGCAGGGAACAAGCAGGCCATCAGCGAGGCAGGGGCAGAGGGATTGATGCAGCTGATTCCGGCGACAGCGGAACGGTTCGGCGTCACGGACAGTTCCGATCCATCGCAAAACATCGAAGGTGGCGTGGCGTATCTGGAATGGCTGATCAAGCATTTTAGGGGCGATCCGATATTCGCCCTTGCAGGCTATAACGCCGGCGAGAACGCTGTTGGCGATCATGGCGGGATCCCGCCTTACCCCGAGACCCGCGCCTATGTGCCCAAAGTCTTGGCCGCATGGAATGTCGCGCGGGGGTTGTGTATTACGCCGCCAGAACTATTGACAGATGGTTGCGTGTTTACCGTTATGGGAGCCCCCTCAAATGGGTGA